In Juglans microcarpa x Juglans regia isolate MS1-56 chromosome 1S, Jm3101_v1.0, whole genome shotgun sequence, the genomic stretch TATGTAACAATTAGAAAATCAATATACaacattaatgttatattacataATACATAATTGTCCTAAACACACTTTGggaacataataaatatattaaataaggtaaactatatatatatatatattaataatatgtaattaaatatataaaatacaactaacatgtaataaatataacacataCAAACTACCAAGGTAGTATCTCAGTTAGTACGAACTGGTATTTCATGGTTTCGAGGTCAGGAATTTGAAATGACAAAAGTTGAAACCGCTTGTGATAGTAAAGCCTGACCTTTGGACATGAGATGGGCTTTGGATTAGCTGGATATTTTGAGGGTGTTGTGGTGACAGGCTCGCCCTTGGAGCAATAGCTATGATTCAAACTGGACATTCTATAATAAGTAGGGACTCATATGGTCGCAAGCTTCAAAACAAGTTCAAACGAGTCAAGTCTAGTTTATATAAGTTTTACTCTGAGACCGAATTCAAATCGAGTATATATAAGCCGAGCTGTTCACGAGCTGCTCTATTTATTTACAGCCATACATCCGCCTCTTCCCGCCGCATGCCCTTGGGGCcacatttttttccttgtcaGTTTGAGTGGCTTTTTCTCACCAAACTAACAAGTGGGTTTAATGTGTCAATAAATAAATctgtaaatatttattaagagaaatgttaatgtacttaataaaaattcataatccACATGtagattatgaaattaaaaaaaaaaattaataaaatgaattaaaacttgtaaaaatataaataaaattacaactaCGTGCAGCATTAATTATTCATCCGCTGCCAAACGGGAAGCGCATAGCAGTGTTGCCCTCTGAAGTCTGAAGTCCCATCCCAGGCAGGCTCCAGATCCGATCTTTCACTGATTTCATAAACAAACACACCACGACAACTTTGTAGTCGATTCAAAGCACTTCCAAATCATCTATCTCTGTCCCCTTCTCTTCCAGATAAAATCCCAAATTTCCCTCCCAAAAATCTCTCCTCCTCTCCCGAATCGAAAAAACACCCAGACCATATTCATAATGATGTCGACGTTTTTGCACCAAAGGCCCATCCACAACCCGTTTTCGAATCACTTCCTATTGTCCCCTCGCTCTAACTCGACTTCCCAAAGACCCATTTCGATTTTCAACCCACTGCCCTTCTCATTCTCTTGTCTCTGCTGGTTGTCCTCGGGGTCTTTTTGCCCTGGGCGGGCATGCCCGTCTTCATCTTCTCGACCACCAGATCACCTTCCCTTACCAAGTGGCGCCACTACTCGCTGGCACAAGCTGCTTCTTTTGTGGCCAAGAATGGCACCGTGATCGTTTGCGCCGTCAGCCAGCCTTACTTGCCCTTTCTTAACAACTGGTTGATTAGCATCTCCAGGCAAAAGCATCAAGATAAGGTCCTCGTGATTGCCGAGGACTACGCCACGCTCTATAAGGTGAACGAGCGGTGGCCCGGCCACGCCGTCCTCGTGCCTCCTGCCCCCGATGCACAAACTGCCCACAAGTTTGGTTCTCAGGTGTTACTTTGGTTCTTAACTACTGGGTTTGATTCGTTTGTTTTGGTACCTCGACTTTGATGCCACATTGGCAAAAAAAGACGTTATTGATTCGTTATTAACAATTCTTATCGTATTGGTTTCACTGTAAAGGGATTCTTCAATTTTACATCCCGAAGACCACGCCACTTACTACACATTTTGGAGCTTGGATATAATGTTATGTACAATGACGTTGATATGGTCTGGTTGGCTGATCCGTTCTTCTATTTGCAAGGAAATCACGATGTGTACTTTACAGATGATATGGCAGCAGTAAGTACACCAATTTTGCCGCTTGATTTTGCTATCTGCCATTTATGGACAATACAGTGCACTTTGTTTGAGATATGCAGTATATGTGCTTATAGAACCAACTCATTCCAAATGAACTCAAATAGatcataaatctaaaatatggAGGACATTTTCTTTAAGGGACTAAACTTGTCTATGCTTTGGTGGCCCTAGTTTTTTGTTGTTTGGAGATTTAGTGTGTAAGAGGCGGTCTTCTTGGATACCATTTGAAATCTCTTTTTTAGCCATATATTTGATTCATGGACCATAGCATGTATGTTTGGAATAGATTCCGTTGTCTTGCAACATCAAAACATCACATCTGCTAACACACCCAAATTCCATTCTGCTGGAGCAACTGTTGATTTCTTGTTGCCGAGATTTTTCAAATACCCTGCAGATAACAGCTGAGTGGCTGTTTTTGCGTGTTCTTTACCTAGCCATTGGCTCAAACTAACAGAAAAGTAAtgcaaagaaagtaaaaaagacAAGTCAACCTTGAAAGCCAAAATCCATCTAGATGAGCGCATGCCAATTTCTCTGGAAGGATTTCAGATGAGTCGGTATGACTCTAGAAGAGCTGAGAATTCTGGCAACCAATTTCATTTGCATTCCAGCATATGCCTTGTGTCCAAACAGAAACAAGCATAAAAGGGTCAAGTCAGCCTGGCTCGGAAAATCCTTGAATGTAATCTTTTTCTTGAACTTGCATTATGAACCATGACTGCAGAAGCAACTTGTTAAGATCATCAATAATTTCTTCTTCCTGGATGACCAGGTAAAGCCATTGCAACACTCTCATGATCTGCCACCACCGGGGAACAAGGGGCGCACTTACATATGTAGCTGTATGATCTTCCTTCGCCCAACTACTGGAGCAAAACTGGTTATGAAGAAGTGGATCGGGGAACTTCAAGAGCAGCCATGGTCCAAAGCAAAGAAGGCAAATGATCAGCCTGCTTTTAATTGGGCATTGAACAAAACTGTTGGAGCGGTTTGTTATCTTTGCATTATCATTATTTCCTTTCCGGTTGTTTTGTAGCTCAGATTTCcctgaatatatattttagggaagctctctcattttaaaattccATTACAAATTAATCTGAAAAGGTCTTTAAGAATTTTCTGCTTATGTTGGAGGTTTATTTAACTGTACAAATTATATTCTACGTGTTCAAAAACCAGAACTTTTTTAAGGTCTTGGTTCCAAGACTCCTGTAAAAGACGTGTCAGTATTATGGGTCTGAAACTATGCAGCCTACAGTGAGCATTAGTGGATTTTacatcttaaattttttaaaatgtattcaTAAGTTGCATTGTTTAGATTATTTAGACAAATTGTTGTTTAAAGTTTTTTCCGCAGGTAGATCTCTATTTGCTTCCCCAGGCAGCATTTCCAACTGGAGGATTATACTTCAAGAACCAGACATGGGTGCAGGAAACCAAGGGAAAGCATGTTATAATTCACAATAATTATATCACAGGTTTTGAGAAGAAGATAAAGCGCTTCCGTGACTTTGGCCTCTGGTTGGTTGATGATCATGCCCTCGAGTCCCCTCTAGGCAGACTATGATAAATTGAAAACCGTGCAGACCCTTGGTGATTGCAAAATGCTTCTAGCTGGGTGACCTTGGCCTTCTTGCTCAGTGACTACTCCCGTGAAATCTGTGAGAGGAAACCGTGCATGAGCAGCCAACTTTTTTTATGTTCTGATGGGTCCTTTTAAGGATTATAAAGAACTATCAACCATTCTTGGGTCAGAAATTTCCCACTGCTGCTTTGGTGTTTCGGCAGGGTGTCCCAGATAGCAGAAAAGGAGATGTCAATTAGTTAGTTGTACCagttagattttgaaaaaattcattttttctgcGTAAATTCAAATTTGTGAACAATTTATTACTCATTATACATCTGACTATTTTTGCAAATCAGTCATTTTCCTCGAGTTCTTATGTGATGTTTTCGGGTACTTCTACAAacaccaaaatgaaaaaaatttgtaatctGCCATAGATCCTGTTCTCTTTCCGGGAATGCTAGTTTGTTCCCTATTTTGGTAAAGAAAACTTCTAGACATTCATACGAAggtaaaagagtaaaatcacatatttttaagtagtgTGCAGAGTATAGGACTTTTTTTGTAAATTGCCATAGATCCTGCTTTAAAAGTGTTCGGAATTGTCTAACACCAGACATACTCGTACTGACGTAAAATCTGCACCAACCTCAGTCGAAGTTGTGAAAACCAAACCTCTGGAAATGGACAAAACACATAGCACACCAACTCAGTACTGCCAACTGCCAAGCCAGCAATAGGAGAGGAAGAAGttcttaaaaaaacaaatacaaaaacaaaaatgcgtTTGCCGGGAGTCGAACCCGGGTCTATTGCTTGGAAGGCAATTATCCTAACCGTTGGACTACAAACGCTGTTGCTTGCATATCGCtgagaataataaaattgaataaaagaaaaggagtGTCGGCTATAAACACATAGTTCTAaatgtttaaaacaaaaaacaaacattagCAAAACTCAACTTGGGTTTCTTTGAAAAAGCATGATTTCAGAAAAGGGTATACatcatacatattttatttttttaaagtttttaattttattttatttaaaagcaGAGATTAGGGtcaatattcaaaaaataaaaatatgaattcagaaatattctaaaaaaatcccatttcattggtattagatttttttttttttttttgggtggaaTTAGAGATCTAGAGGTGGAAAGTAGCACCGAACGAGACCTGATTAAAGCAATGCCCAAAAAAATCGAAATCGTGTAAGGATTGATTCAATAAATCCAACGTTTtatgataattttgaattgggtattttaatattgataaaatgtattaaaaatcaTGTTTGATGCAATTTAAGCAatttatatcatgtataaaatataaatttattgactaatttaaaataaaaataagatatgaatctaaattatttcaataaaaacatatttatgtatttaacctTAATAGTGGATATTTTTTTGccttatatacaaaaaatataaagatcatTACCTTGTAAACACATGGCAAATGTAGTATTTTATGCACaaccataaatttaatataaaatactcattcatctccttaatattttgttcaactaaaaaaaaatcaagaattgcatattttatttttaatttttttttaaattcttattgaATACAATGATTAAAAAGTCGATATATATTTAATTCTATCGTATTTTTGTaccaaaagttaaaagaaaaaaacttagcTATtagacaacttaaaaataaatacaattttgaATCGATTGGAGTCGGTCTAAAATCAACAAAGCGGttcaataaacaattcaaaaatatattcactAAAATTGATTCGATTTCTGATCGATTCAACTTGAATTGACTAAATCCACAGTAAGGGTGGGCAAAATTTTCAAGATTCCAACTCCGAACGAGTTCTGATAAGGCTCTGACTCCGACGAAGTCGGAGATGGGGGAATTTAGAGTCGGAGTTAGAGCCCATGTGGGCTCTAAACTCCAACTCCGAACTtcgatattaaaaaaaaaaaaaaaacacatgatcaAAACGACGCGTTTCACTCAAGCAGGGGACGTTTTGGTCATTGGTTAGGTAACTAAACGACGTCGAGCTGAACGACATCGTTTCGTGAAGAAAGGGGTCTTCTTCCCCCTCACTTTCACACAACAGTCCAGACCCATTTGTTGCCACAAGAGATCATCTCCCCACCGTCTGCCGTCACTTGAGGTCGCTGCAAGCCACCTTTCGGAGTTCATTTTAATGATTTGTGGTTTGCATTTCAATGATTTCGGTTTTTAGGctgttaaatttaagaattgagggatttagattttgaaaaaattgggtATTTTTGTTACAAGTGACGTTCCCTCACGTCACATAAATTGTTCGATTGAGCCTTTGCTCGAGTGTGGCTCGAGCAAAGCtcacacagattgttcgctCAATCATTCGCCCGAGTGTGGCTCGAGTGGACGttcatttttttgtgttttatttatttttaaaatcacaaacaCAACTAAACacatatgtttttccttttcaatgtatttctaatttgtagataattttcataacatattaaATGACGattgtttattaattatttcagaTTATTGGCTCAAATTATAGATGCTACACCATTTCACCGCGATTCTCCATAAGAGGATGACATACAACTGTTGGCATCACCTACAGGTATTTCAGGCCGTAGACCCTCATCTAGAGCAGCTATCTCTTTTATAAGTAGTCGAGTCCCAATAAATCTAGAAAACGTTGATATGCTTAATGAGGAGGATgagttgatgaatgttgagACCGATCCACCAGGACGACCTAGTAAGAAAAGGTTGTGGACATgtaaatatttcatcaaagttcCCGGTGATCATGAGAATCTATAGACTCAATGCCACTATTCCCGGTGATCATGTGATTATCATTTGAAAAAGCAAGACATGTCagtattaatagcacatcttaCAGGCTGTTAGCGGTATAGGATACATAAAGGGCTAGTAGCAACTGATCAGGCAAAGCTGAACTACGAGACTTCTACAACCATTAATGGCAAGTAAATTAAGAAGCTATTAATCCCTTAATACAgcgagaagatgttgagggatgtTCTTGCGGAGATGATAATCACTGATGAGATGCCTTTTACCACCGTTGACAAGGCAGGTTTCTGTGAATTTGTGCACACTTTAGGGCCATGATTTCTCATGCCTTCACAGAATACTGTGATACGCGATTGTTTGAAGAGGCATGCCAAGGAGAAGACAACAATGAAGAAAATGTTTGTCGCCACTAGCCAGATAGTATCATTTATGACTGATACATGGACCTTCATACAAAATGTGGGCTACATGTATTCCACAACCCACTTTACTGATAATAAGTGGACGTTGCATAAGTTGATTATTggtttcaaagaaattgttaatTACAAGGTTCATTCATTGGCAAGGAGATGtgtgattatataaaagattgGAGGATCAGAAAAGTGCTTTATATCACGGATGACAATGCCAGTGTGAATGACACTGTCATTGATTGGTTCAGGCAGAATATGACGGTAAAAAAGGATATCATTCGTGAGAACCAGTTTATtcatgttcgatgttgtgccatatcatcaacctcatagtttCTGAAGGGTTCAAGGAGGTTGATGATTCTATTATTAAAGCCAGAAaccttgtgagatatgtgagggtTTTTCCCCAACGGCTTCGCCAGTTTAAGGTAATAACCGAACAACTTGAGATTCCatctttcaatatgttgcaacTGAATGTTCTGACTCGATAGAACTAGACATACATGATGCTGGATGTAGCGCATAAGTACCAAACAACGTTCGAGAGGatagaggtcgaggatgggggcatGAGGTATGCTTTGCTGGAGTCAGTTGGGGAGAAAGGGGGCTCGATACGCCGGACACAGTTAATTGGGCCAATGCCAGGTATTTTATAACATAACTATGCAGATATTTGTGACAAAATATCCtactacaaatatatattttgatgagcTCTCGAGACTTTATGACCACTTGCA encodes the following:
- the LOC121247610 gene encoding LOW QUALITY PROTEIN: UDP-D-xylose:L-fucose alpha-1,3-D-xylosyltransferase MGP4-like (The sequence of the model RefSeq protein was modified relative to this genomic sequence to represent the inferred CDS: inserted 1 base in 1 codon), translating into MMSTFLHQRPIHNPFSNHFLLSPRSNSTSQRPISIFNXTALLILLSLLVVLGVFLPWAGMPVFIFSTTRSPSLTKWRHYSLAQAASFVAKNGTVIVCAVSQPYLPFLNNWLISISRQKHQDKVLVIAEDYATLYKVNERWPGHAVLVPPAPDAQTAHKFGSQGFFNFTSRRPRHLLHILELGYNVMYNDVDMVWLADPFFYLQGNHDVYFTDDMAAVKPLQHSHDLPPPGNKGRTYICSCMIFLRPTTGAKLVMKKWIGELQEQPWSKAKKANDQPAFNWALNKTVGAVDLYLLPQAAFPTGGLYFKNQTWVQETKGKHVIIHNNYITGFEKKIKRFRDFGLWLVDDHALESPLGRL